A part of Dreissena polymorpha isolate Duluth1 chromosome 13, UMN_Dpol_1.0, whole genome shotgun sequence genomic DNA contains:
- the LOC127855406 gene encoding deleted in azoospermia protein 2-like isoform X1, producing the protein MDYYNLNTSSTDVSPTTTPCGTPLSGAPKYGTVIPNRIFVGGIAANTTEQELKQFFSAYGAVKDSKIIADRAGVSKGYGFITFENQEDADRIIKKEVSVESDNLVFRDRKLNIGPAIRKQQVLPRAFESPVSPGAVMFSNGVPYTYQNGMAVFASPETGYAVPQAQPQTALMVPQTPPLYLQQPYTYQMPMSYANIQTSPQWAATAAAAAASQWRYMTQSPTTALTATANPYMIAMQPDFMYAQIPQYQTADMGDTTTMFDGTAGVEGSILPVEESLQAANKSTVYVTEGLTSPVHGANLAAATLGCYGSLPLPVVSGYEPVQMTACNSVPVTNNAVPIANATSSITTSANFSTVSASNSSTPLSIRTVSSPSHVVTSLSSKQLPSVCNVNVAPYKKPLTTISRRAAYSTPTFLVRNGNKVQCVMVPQKSLTQGHFTFFPRPPDSVTPPGGSHI; encoded by the exons Atggattattacaatttaaat ACGTCGTCAACTGATGTCAGTCCAACCACAACCCCATGCGGGACCCCTTTGAGTGGAGCCCCAAAGTATGGAACTGTTATACCTAACAGAATATTTGTTGGTGGAATAGCAGCTAAC ACTACCGAGCAAGAGTTGAAGCAGTTTTTCTCTGCTTATGGAGCTGTAAAAGATTCCAAAATAATTGCAGATCGAGCAGGTGTTTCAAAGGG TTATGGGTTTATAACATTTGAAAATCAAGAAGATGCCGACCGTATTATCAAGAAGGAGGTGAGTGTAGAA TCAGACAACTTAGTATTCCGTGACAGAAAGTTGAACATTGGACCAGCTATTCGAAAGCAG CAAGTTTTGCCAAGGGCTTTCG AGTCGCCCGTGTCCCCGGGAGCTGTTATGTTTTCCAATGGAGTTCCATACACCTACCAAAATGGGATGGCTGTCTTTGCATCACCAGAAACTGGTTATGCCGTACCTCAAGCACAG CCACAGACAGCATTGATGGTTCCACAGACTCCACCACTGTACCTGCAGCAGCCATATACATATCAGATGCCTATGTCATATGCTAATATACAG ACCTCTCCACAGTGGGCAGCAACTGCGGCAGCCGCAGCAGCAAGTCAATGGCGCTACATGACTCAG AGTCCCACTACAGCCCTGACAGCCACTGCCAACCCCTACATGATTGCCATGCAGCCAGACTTCATGTACGCTCAGATACCCCAGTACCAGACCGCTGACATGGGAGACACCACCACTATGTTTGATGGTACGGCTGGGGTTGAG GGCAGCATCTTACCAGTGGAGGAAAGCTTGCAGGCAGCCAACAAGTCAACCGTCTATGTTACTGAGGGTCTGACGAGCCCGGTGCATGGGGCCAATCTGGCGGCCGCCACACTGGGCTGCTATGGGAGTCTACCCCTGCCTGTAGTCTCTGGTTATGAACCTGTACAAATGACTGCTTGCAATTCTGTGCCAGTAACCAACAATGCAGTACCAATTGCGAATGCTACTAGCAGCATAACAACGTCTGCTAACTTCTCTACAGTGTCCGCCTCAAATTCTAGCACGCCTTTGTCCATTCGCACAGTGAGCTCACCTTCCCATGTAGTTACTAGCCTCTCCTCAAAACAACTTCCCTCTGTTTGCAATGTGAATGTTGCTCCTTACAAAAAACCCTTGACAACTATTTCAAGGAGAGCGGCTTACTCAACACCAACATTTCTGGTTAGAAATGGTAATAAAGTTCAGTGTGTGATGGTTCCTCAAAAGTCTCTGACCCAGGGGCATTTCACATTTTTTCCCCGCCCACCTGATTCTGTTACCCCACCGGGTGGGTCACATATTTAG
- the LOC127855406 gene encoding deleted in azoospermia protein 2-like isoform X3, producing MDYYNLNTSSTDVSPTTTPCGTPLSGAPKYGTVIPNRIFVGGIAANTTEQELKQFFSAYGAVKDSKIIADRAGVSKGYGFITFENQEDADRIIKKESDNLVFRDRKLNIGPAIRKQQVLPRAFESPVSPGAVMFSNGVPYTYQNGMAVFASPETGYAVPQAQPQTALMVPQTPPLYLQQPYTYQMPMSYANIQTSPQWAATAAAAAASQWRYMTQSPTTALTATANPYMIAMQPDFMYAQIPQYQTADMGDTTTMFDGTAGVEGSILPVEESLQAANKSTVYVTEGLTSPVHGANLAAATLGCYGSLPLPVVSGYEPVQMTACNSVPVTNNAVPIANATSSITTSANFSTVSASNSSTPLSIRTVSSPSHVVTSLSSKQLPSVCNVNVAPYKKPLTTISRRAAYSTPTFLVRNGNKVQCVMVPQKSLTQGHFTFFPRPPDSVTPPGGSHI from the exons Atggattattacaatttaaat ACGTCGTCAACTGATGTCAGTCCAACCACAACCCCATGCGGGACCCCTTTGAGTGGAGCCCCAAAGTATGGAACTGTTATACCTAACAGAATATTTGTTGGTGGAATAGCAGCTAAC ACTACCGAGCAAGAGTTGAAGCAGTTTTTCTCTGCTTATGGAGCTGTAAAAGATTCCAAAATAATTGCAGATCGAGCAGGTGTTTCAAAGGG TTATGGGTTTATAACATTTGAAAATCAAGAAGATGCCGACCGTATTATCAAGAAGGAG TCAGACAACTTAGTATTCCGTGACAGAAAGTTGAACATTGGACCAGCTATTCGAAAGCAG CAAGTTTTGCCAAGGGCTTTCG AGTCGCCCGTGTCCCCGGGAGCTGTTATGTTTTCCAATGGAGTTCCATACACCTACCAAAATGGGATGGCTGTCTTTGCATCACCAGAAACTGGTTATGCCGTACCTCAAGCACAG CCACAGACAGCATTGATGGTTCCACAGACTCCACCACTGTACCTGCAGCAGCCATATACATATCAGATGCCTATGTCATATGCTAATATACAG ACCTCTCCACAGTGGGCAGCAACTGCGGCAGCCGCAGCAGCAAGTCAATGGCGCTACATGACTCAG AGTCCCACTACAGCCCTGACAGCCACTGCCAACCCCTACATGATTGCCATGCAGCCAGACTTCATGTACGCTCAGATACCCCAGTACCAGACCGCTGACATGGGAGACACCACCACTATGTTTGATGGTACGGCTGGGGTTGAG GGCAGCATCTTACCAGTGGAGGAAAGCTTGCAGGCAGCCAACAAGTCAACCGTCTATGTTACTGAGGGTCTGACGAGCCCGGTGCATGGGGCCAATCTGGCGGCCGCCACACTGGGCTGCTATGGGAGTCTACCCCTGCCTGTAGTCTCTGGTTATGAACCTGTACAAATGACTGCTTGCAATTCTGTGCCAGTAACCAACAATGCAGTACCAATTGCGAATGCTACTAGCAGCATAACAACGTCTGCTAACTTCTCTACAGTGTCCGCCTCAAATTCTAGCACGCCTTTGTCCATTCGCACAGTGAGCTCACCTTCCCATGTAGTTACTAGCCTCTCCTCAAAACAACTTCCCTCTGTTTGCAATGTGAATGTTGCTCCTTACAAAAAACCCTTGACAACTATTTCAAGGAGAGCGGCTTACTCAACACCAACATTTCTGGTTAGAAATGGTAATAAAGTTCAGTGTGTGATGGTTCCTCAAAAGTCTCTGACCCAGGGGCATTTCACATTTTTTCCCCGCCCACCTGATTCTGTTACCCCACCGGGTGGGTCACATATTTAG
- the LOC127855406 gene encoding deleted in azoospermia protein 2-like isoform X2: MEMTSSTDVSPTTTPCGTPLSGAPKYGTVIPNRIFVGGIAANTTEQELKQFFSAYGAVKDSKIIADRAGVSKGYGFITFENQEDADRIIKKEVSVESDNLVFRDRKLNIGPAIRKQQVLPRAFESPVSPGAVMFSNGVPYTYQNGMAVFASPETGYAVPQAQPQTALMVPQTPPLYLQQPYTYQMPMSYANIQTSPQWAATAAAAAASQWRYMTQSPTTALTATANPYMIAMQPDFMYAQIPQYQTADMGDTTTMFDGTAGVEGSILPVEESLQAANKSTVYVTEGLTSPVHGANLAAATLGCYGSLPLPVVSGYEPVQMTACNSVPVTNNAVPIANATSSITTSANFSTVSASNSSTPLSIRTVSSPSHVVTSLSSKQLPSVCNVNVAPYKKPLTTISRRAAYSTPTFLVRNGNKVQCVMVPQKSLTQGHFTFFPRPPDSVTPPGGSHI; this comes from the exons ACGTCGTCAACTGATGTCAGTCCAACCACAACCCCATGCGGGACCCCTTTGAGTGGAGCCCCAAAGTATGGAACTGTTATACCTAACAGAATATTTGTTGGTGGAATAGCAGCTAAC ACTACCGAGCAAGAGTTGAAGCAGTTTTTCTCTGCTTATGGAGCTGTAAAAGATTCCAAAATAATTGCAGATCGAGCAGGTGTTTCAAAGGG TTATGGGTTTATAACATTTGAAAATCAAGAAGATGCCGACCGTATTATCAAGAAGGAGGTGAGTGTAGAA TCAGACAACTTAGTATTCCGTGACAGAAAGTTGAACATTGGACCAGCTATTCGAAAGCAG CAAGTTTTGCCAAGGGCTTTCG AGTCGCCCGTGTCCCCGGGAGCTGTTATGTTTTCCAATGGAGTTCCATACACCTACCAAAATGGGATGGCTGTCTTTGCATCACCAGAAACTGGTTATGCCGTACCTCAAGCACAG CCACAGACAGCATTGATGGTTCCACAGACTCCACCACTGTACCTGCAGCAGCCATATACATATCAGATGCCTATGTCATATGCTAATATACAG ACCTCTCCACAGTGGGCAGCAACTGCGGCAGCCGCAGCAGCAAGTCAATGGCGCTACATGACTCAG AGTCCCACTACAGCCCTGACAGCCACTGCCAACCCCTACATGATTGCCATGCAGCCAGACTTCATGTACGCTCAGATACCCCAGTACCAGACCGCTGACATGGGAGACACCACCACTATGTTTGATGGTACGGCTGGGGTTGAG GGCAGCATCTTACCAGTGGAGGAAAGCTTGCAGGCAGCCAACAAGTCAACCGTCTATGTTACTGAGGGTCTGACGAGCCCGGTGCATGGGGCCAATCTGGCGGCCGCCACACTGGGCTGCTATGGGAGTCTACCCCTGCCTGTAGTCTCTGGTTATGAACCTGTACAAATGACTGCTTGCAATTCTGTGCCAGTAACCAACAATGCAGTACCAATTGCGAATGCTACTAGCAGCATAACAACGTCTGCTAACTTCTCTACAGTGTCCGCCTCAAATTCTAGCACGCCTTTGTCCATTCGCACAGTGAGCTCACCTTCCCATGTAGTTACTAGCCTCTCCTCAAAACAACTTCCCTCTGTTTGCAATGTGAATGTTGCTCCTTACAAAAAACCCTTGACAACTATTTCAAGGAGAGCGGCTTACTCAACACCAACATTTCTGGTTAGAAATGGTAATAAAGTTCAGTGTGTGATGGTTCCTCAAAAGTCTCTGACCCAGGGGCATTTCACATTTTTTCCCCGCCCACCTGATTCTGTTACCCCACCGGGTGGGTCACATATTTAG